One window from the genome of Carcharodon carcharias isolate sCarCar2 chromosome 9, sCarCar2.pri, whole genome shotgun sequence encodes:
- the cttnbp2nlb gene encoding CTTNBP2 N-terminal like b isoform X5: MLEKERERLTQQLEFEKSQVKKVEKEQKKLSTQLEEERTRHKQLTTVLMKECKKATNKAAEEVQKTTELKLRLEKEMSRSSEWEEELATEKRRALQREAQMEKQLSEFDTEKEQLRARLNREENRARALSEEVEHLKQVIEELKNGTENSSKVVANEPKSPVALSVEAGSNKSKSVSPSCQTDCSHVKVSNGGDVKERHCTSSTPSILVPQLNGHCSAFMLDNADGQSTDGNGADSLCSGENKLASPCPGHIVENGSANVASCAAPHFTGGTSLSPCNTVNSSAASSVTSSPCSSPVLTKRLTSSTSPSSSFQSSYQAGLNQRFHAARFKFQAQAEQDQQTGVLQSPPPRDLSPTTSDSSAAKQLARNTVTQVLSRFTNQPGTLKTANNSPFGTDYRQLGSSPKTPTGDASHSPTSSKVSSPQGPLAPGIKSPTISRVDRGNPPPIPPKKPGLAQSPASPHPLARAAADSGPSQIGPSAKNESGASNSVQPQRFFNWRETGIHEEVASKSSLERGATIGCEDGTEGTVHVVPVGTLSNEPNPTGPLKLSTVSTDVCGTTVDLPNTCGMNNSLITPSSKEIDILLPTSS, translated from the coding sequence CTAGAATTTGAAAAATCACAAGTGAAGAAGGTGGAAAAGGAGCAGAAGAAGCTGTCCACGCAGTTAGAGGAGGAACGAACACGACACAAACAGCTAACCACGGTTCTAATGAAAGAATGCAAAAAAGCAACCAATAAGGCAGCAGAGGAAGTACAGAAAACCACAGAGTTGAAACTAAGGCTGGAGAAAGAGATGTCCAGAAGCAGCGAATGGGAAGAGGAGTTGGCCACCGAGAAGAGGCGAGCCTTACAAAGGGAAGCCCAAATGGAGAAACAGCTCTCTGAGTTTGATACTGAGAAGGAGCAACTGCGGGCAAGGTTAAACCGGGAAGAAAATCGGGCACGGGCCCTCAGTGAGGAAGTGGAACATTTAAAACAAGTTATTGAAGAGCTTAAAAATGGAACAGAAAACTCCAGTAAAGTAGTAGCAAATGAACCAAAATCACCAGTAGCCCTTTCAGTAGAGGCTGGGTCTAATAAAAGCAAGTCGGTGTCCCCTTCATGCCAAACTGATTGctctcatgtgaaagtgtcaaaTGGAGGTGATGTGAAAGAGAGACACTGCACATCATCAACACCATCCATACTTGTTCCACAACTAAATGGACATTGCTCTGCATTTATGCTTGATAATGCTGATGGTCAATCTACTGACGGGAATGGAGCAGATAGTCTTTGCTCAGGCGAAAACAAACTAGCTTCCCCATGCCCAGGGCACATTGTTGAAAATGGAAGTGCTAATGTGGCCTCTTGTGCTGCACCTCATTTCACAGGTGGAACCTCACTTTCTCCATGCAACACCGTAaactcttcagctgcttcctcagtAACATCTTCACCATGCTCATCACCTGTGTTGACTAAGCGACTCACTAGTTCGACAAGCCCCAGCAGCAGCTTCCAGTCATCCTACCAAGCTGGGCTGAATCAAAGGTTTCACGCTGCTCGGTTTAAATTCCAAGCTCAAGCAGAGCAAGATCAGCAGACCGGTGTCTTACAGAGTCCTCCTCCAAGGGATCTGTCACCCACTACCTCAGATAGTTCAGCTGCCAAACAGTTGGCTCGAAATACGGTGACCCAAGTCCTTTCTAGGTTCACAAACCAGCCAGGAACTCTTAAAACTGCAAATAATTCCCCCTTTGGTACTGACTATCGACAATTGGGTAGTTCACCAAAAACACCAACTGGTGATGCCAGTCATTCACCAACCTCTAGTAAAGTCTCAAGTCCACAAGGTCCATTGGCACCTGGGATAAAATCACCAACAATATCAAGGGTGGACCGAGGAaatcctcctcccattcctcctaAAAAGCCGGGCCTTGCACAATCACCTGCATCACCGCATCCACTGGCTAGAGCAGCTGCAGACAGCGGACCATCCCAAATTGGACCTTCTGCTAAAAATGAATCAGGCGCTTCCAATTCTGTTCAACCTCAACGTTTTTTTAACTGGCGTGAAACAGGGATTCATGAGGAAGTTGCATCTAAATCATCTTTGGAACGAGGTGCAACAATTGGCTGTGAAGACGGGACTGAGGGTACAGTTCATGTTGTACCAGTGGGGACACTATCTAATGAACCAAATCCTACAGGCCCCCTGAAGCTTTCGACAGTTTCCACAGATGTTTGTGGCACCACCGTGGACTTGCCAAACACCTGTGGCATGAACAACAGTTTGATTACGCCATCCAGTAAAGAGATTGATATACTTCTACCAACCAGTAGTTAA
- the cttnbp2nlb gene encoding CTTNBP2 N-terminal like b isoform X4 — MTQCKTMQERMVSQLAAAESRHRKVILDLEEERRRHAQDTAEGDDVTYMLEKERERLTQQLEFEKSQVKKVEKEQKKLSTQLEEERTRHKQLTTVLMKECKKATNKAAEEVQKTTELKLRLEKEMSRSSEWEEELATEKRRALQREAQMEKQLSEFDTEKEQLRARLNREENRARALSEEVEHLKQVIEELKNGTENSSKVVANEPKSPVALSVEAGSNKSKSVSPSCQTDCSHVKVSNGGDVKERHCTSSTPSILVPQLNGHCSAFMLDNADGQSTDGNGADSLCSGENKLASPCPGHIVENGSANVASCAAPHFTGGTSLSPCNTVNSSAASSVTSSPCSSPVLTKRLTSSTSPSSSFQSSYQAGLNQRFHAARFKFQAQAEQDQQTGVLQSPPPRDLSPTTSDSSAAKQLARNTVTQVLSRFTNQPGTLKTANNSPFGTDYRQLGSSPKTPTGDASHSPTSSKVSSPQGPLAPGIKSPTISRVDRGNPPPIPPKKPGLAQSPASPHPLARAAADSGPSQIGPSAKNESGASNSVQPQRFFNWRETGIHEEVASKSSLERGATIGCEDGTEGTVHVVPVGTLSNEPNPTGPLKLSTVSTDVCGTTVDLPNTCGMNNSLITPSSKEIDILLPTSS; from the coding sequence CTAGAATTTGAAAAATCACAAGTGAAGAAGGTGGAAAAGGAGCAGAAGAAGCTGTCCACGCAGTTAGAGGAGGAACGAACACGACACAAACAGCTAACCACGGTTCTAATGAAAGAATGCAAAAAAGCAACCAATAAGGCAGCAGAGGAAGTACAGAAAACCACAGAGTTGAAACTAAGGCTGGAGAAAGAGATGTCCAGAAGCAGCGAATGGGAAGAGGAGTTGGCCACCGAGAAGAGGCGAGCCTTACAAAGGGAAGCCCAAATGGAGAAACAGCTCTCTGAGTTTGATACTGAGAAGGAGCAACTGCGGGCAAGGTTAAACCGGGAAGAAAATCGGGCACGGGCCCTCAGTGAGGAAGTGGAACATTTAAAACAAGTTATTGAAGAGCTTAAAAATGGAACAGAAAACTCCAGTAAAGTAGTAGCAAATGAACCAAAATCACCAGTAGCCCTTTCAGTAGAGGCTGGGTCTAATAAAAGCAAGTCGGTGTCCCCTTCATGCCAAACTGATTGctctcatgtgaaagtgtcaaaTGGAGGTGATGTGAAAGAGAGACACTGCACATCATCAACACCATCCATACTTGTTCCACAACTAAATGGACATTGCTCTGCATTTATGCTTGATAATGCTGATGGTCAATCTACTGACGGGAATGGAGCAGATAGTCTTTGCTCAGGCGAAAACAAACTAGCTTCCCCATGCCCAGGGCACATTGTTGAAAATGGAAGTGCTAATGTGGCCTCTTGTGCTGCACCTCATTTCACAGGTGGAACCTCACTTTCTCCATGCAACACCGTAaactcttcagctgcttcctcagtAACATCTTCACCATGCTCATCACCTGTGTTGACTAAGCGACTCACTAGTTCGACAAGCCCCAGCAGCAGCTTCCAGTCATCCTACCAAGCTGGGCTGAATCAAAGGTTTCACGCTGCTCGGTTTAAATTCCAAGCTCAAGCAGAGCAAGATCAGCAGACCGGTGTCTTACAGAGTCCTCCTCCAAGGGATCTGTCACCCACTACCTCAGATAGTTCAGCTGCCAAACAGTTGGCTCGAAATACGGTGACCCAAGTCCTTTCTAGGTTCACAAACCAGCCAGGAACTCTTAAAACTGCAAATAATTCCCCCTTTGGTACTGACTATCGACAATTGGGTAGTTCACCAAAAACACCAACTGGTGATGCCAGTCATTCACCAACCTCTAGTAAAGTCTCAAGTCCACAAGGTCCATTGGCACCTGGGATAAAATCACCAACAATATCAAGGGTGGACCGAGGAaatcctcctcccattcctcctaAAAAGCCGGGCCTTGCACAATCACCTGCATCACCGCATCCACTGGCTAGAGCAGCTGCAGACAGCGGACCATCCCAAATTGGACCTTCTGCTAAAAATGAATCAGGCGCTTCCAATTCTGTTCAACCTCAACGTTTTTTTAACTGGCGTGAAACAGGGATTCATGAGGAAGTTGCATCTAAATCATCTTTGGAACGAGGTGCAACAATTGGCTGTGAAGACGGGACTGAGGGTACAGTTCATGTTGTACCAGTGGGGACACTATCTAATGAACCAAATCCTACAGGCCCCCTGAAGCTTTCGACAGTTTCCACAGATGTTTGTGGCACCACCGTGGACTTGCCAAACACCTGTGGCATGAACAACAGTTTGATTACGCCATCCAGTAAAGAGATTGATATACTTCTACCAACCAGTAGTTAA